The Drosophila nasuta strain 15112-1781.00 chromosome 2L, ASM2355853v1, whole genome shotgun sequence genome window below encodes:
- the LOC132793557 gene encoding uncharacterized protein LOC132793557 isoform X2, producing the protein MIVHTTLHTYEVRWLVNGLLVDNQNEHNSGDVIENRLLWPSVQRNDLNSVFTCQALNTQLDKPKEKSFILDMHLKPLTVKILDPPSSMIADRRYEVTCESSGSRPNAIITWYKGKRQLRRTKDDISKNSTRSELSFVPTTDDDGKSITCRAENPNVNGLYLETMWKLNVVYPPLVTLRLGSTLTPDDIKEGDDVYFECHVQSNPQWRKLLWLHNGIHLEHNTSARVIRSNQSLVLQKITKHYAGNYACSAINDEGETVSNQLPLRVKYTPVCKHADRVILIGASKDETVEVVCEIQADPPPRTFRWKFNNSGETLDVSSERFSVNGSRSILKYTPVTDQDYGTLSCWAANEVGTQQQPCLFQVVLAALPNGVSNCSIFNRTELSVDIQCVQGYDGGLPQIFVLEMFSTRTGITRFNLSNAEEALFSLENLDTLTSIMMQENNSLRLRIYSYNQKGRSAAYLLPDFIIGSTAYKTDDDVTLTLSPVIVGSVLTIIIIGVAIAIRIFAVTFVHNLRRNRQHGNKATSAGVVVQSGDVLKSGNLEKPRWQHTDIKTKSSEDLVDDERDPDVIPSQYVGSSSAGSSGSNASNVGSTTAATATGSSTSTAVAAAASAERDAHEFVAAGTPSGVGVGVVGSISKWSPNGNAPAMTMTTTLSSDPANPPVTYNQINAQRAQLLAAVAAAGGGCSSTVISPSSSIMGSLGGGGKPLSLAIGGAIIGSPTSLSSTATLAAHLQPAHSSGVGTLPPGLGSGGGYILNAYGSSRLHHPLQQAAGSGVGHTATLNRHHHHHHHQQHQQQQQQQQHHQTPGSGSSLLLGSMGSVMGVGVTSTTTTSCNSSQDLDDNININAIKDCLMTQRVPESCV; encoded by the exons TAAAACCATTGACTGTGAAAATTCTGGATCCGCCTAGTTCAATGATTGCCGATCGTCGATACGAAGTCACTTGCGAATCGTCAGGTTCGCGTCCAAATGCCATCATCACCTGGTACAAGGGAAAGCGTCAATTGCGACGCACAAAG GACGACATATCAAAGAACTCAACACGCTCTGAACTGAGCTTTGTGCCCACCACAGACGACGATGGTAAATCGATAACATGCCGTGCGGAAAATCCAAATGTGAATGGCCTGTATTTGGAGACCATGTGGAAATTGAATGTCGTTT ATCCCCCGCTGGTTACGCTGCGTCTGGGCTCTACACTAACACCGGATGATATCAAGGAAGGCGATGATGTTTACTTCGAGTGTCACGTACAATCGAATCCTCAATGGCGGAAACTGTTGTGGTTACATAAT GGTATTCATTTGGAGCATAATACCTCAGCCCGCGTCATACGCTCCAATCAGAGCCTGGTACTTCAGAAGATCACCAAACACTATGCCGGCAATTATGCATGCAGCGCTATTAACGATGAGGGCGAAACAGTCAGCAATCAATTGCCATTGAGAGTAAAAT ACACACCCGTTTGCAAGCACGCAGATCGCGTTATACTAATTGGAGCCTCCAAGGATGAGACTGTTGAGGTTGTATGCGAGATACAAGCGGATCCACCGCCTCG AACATTTCGTTGGAAATTCAACAACTCGGGTGAAACTCTGGACGTGAGCAGCGAACGTTTCAGCGTAAATGGAAGCCGCAGCATTTTAAAGTACACTCCAGTCACAGATCAG GATTACGGCACACTCTCCTGCTGGGCAGCCAATGAGGTGGGCACACAACAGCAGCCTTGTCTCTTCCAAGTAGTTTTGGCGG CTCTGCCCAATGGCGTCAGCAACTGCAGCATCTTCAACCGAACGGAGCTCAGTGTGGATATACAATGTGTTCAGGGGTACGATGGCGGCCTTCCCCAAATATTTGTCCTCGAAATGTTTTCAACACGCACTGGCATTACCAG ATTCAATCTGAGCAATGCAGAGGAAGCACTCTTCTCACTAGAAAATCTGGACACGCTTACCTCGATTATGATGCAGGAGAATAACTCGTTGAGGCTGCGTATCTACTCCTACAATCAAAAGGGGCGCAGTGCGGCATATTTGTTACCGGATTTCATTATTGGCTCAACAGCTTACAAGACAG ACGACGATGTAACTCTAACGCTGTCTCCGGTGATTGTTGGCAGCGTGTTGACCATCATAATCATTGGGGTGGCCATAGCGATACGGATATTTGCGGTAACATTTGTGCACAATTTACGGCGTAATCGGCAGCATGGCAACAAGGCAACATCTGCGGGCGTCGTTGTCCAATCGGGGGATGTCTTAAAA AGTGGCAACTTGGAAAAACCACGATGGCAGCACACGGATATTAAAACGAAATCTTCCGAAGATTTGGTTGACGATGAACGAGATCCAGATGTAATACCTTCTCAATATG ttggcagcagcagcgccggCAGTAGCGGCAGCAATGCCTCCAATGTGGGCAGCACCACAGCCGCCACAGCCACTGGCAGCAGCACCTCCACAGCGGTCGCCGCAGCTGCTTCCGCGGAGCGCGATGCTCATGAGTTTGTAGCTGCTGGGACGCCATCCGgcgttggagttggagtcgttGGCAGTATTTCCAAATGGTCTCCCAATGGTAAT GCGCCGGCCATGACAATGACTACCACGTTGTCCAGTGATCCAGCGAATCCGCCGGTCACCTACAATCAGATAAACGCGCAGAGAGCCcagctgttggctgctgttgcggcgGCAGGTGGCGGCTGCAGCAGCACTGTCATCTCGCCTAGCAGCAGCATTATGGGCAGCCTGGGAGGTGGGGGGAAGCCTCTGTCCTTGGCAATAGGCGGAGCCATCATCGGATCTCCCACATCGCTGTCATCAACAGCGACCCTCGCGGCGCATCTGCAGCCAGCGCACAGCAGCGGTGTTGGCACTCTTCCGCCGGGTCTGGGCAGCGGTGGAGGCTACATATTGAATGCCTATGGAAGTAGTCGGCTGCATCATCCGCTGCAACAGGCAGCTGGATCCGGTGTGGGTCACACCGCAACCTTGAAtcggcatcatcatcatcatcatcaccagcaacaccaacagcaacagcaacagcagcaacaccatcaGACACCCGGCTCTGGCTCGAGTCTTCTGCTGGGCAGCATGGGTAGTGTGATGGGCGTTGGGGTGACTTCGACGACAACCACCTCTTGCAACTCGTCGCAGGACTTGGACGACAATATCAACATTAATGCCATCAAGGATTGTCTCATGACTCAACGTGTGCCCGAAAGTTGCGTTTAA